Proteins encoded in a region of the Teredinibacter purpureus genome:
- a CDS encoding ribonucleoside-diphosphate reductase subunit alpha, with protein sequence MQSTENQIPATPQSSPAISTSTADTGVNSTAPGQLRVIKRNGTLVSYTDDKIAIAVTKAFLAVEGGTAAASSRIHETVANLTAQITATFKRRMPSGGTIHIEEIQDQVELTMMRAGEHKVARDYVLYRAERAKLRESKEILSQSNINYPAINITLADGSSAPLDVLRIQTVVTEACAGLKGVDSEAILNEAMRNLYDGVSLDDVNVSLVISARTLVEKEPNYSQATARLLLDKLRAEALNFLNIAPQATLAEMAVFYPQALSAYIKRGVELELLAPGLLDYDLDLLGKALIPERDAQFTYLGLQTLYDRYFIHSDDTRIELPQIFFMRIAMGLAEREDDKNARAVEFYRLLSSFDYMSSTPTLFNAGTLRPQLSSCYLTTVPDDLHGIYGAVQDNAMLSKWAGGLGNDWTPVRALGSYIKGTNGKSQGVVPFLKVANDTAVAVNQGGKRKGAVCAYLETWHLDIEEFLDLRKNTGDDRRRTHDMNTANWVPDLFMKRVFEDKDWTLFTPCTVPDLHDLFGQAFEERYNHYEKEAEAGNIKPFKKVRALDLWRKMLGMLFETGHPWITFKDPCNIRSPQQHAGVVHSSNLCTEITLNTKANEEIAVCNLGSINVAQHIEDGQLNQEKLQQSVNTAVRMLDNVIDINYYSVESARTSNMRHRPVGLGIMGFQDALYKMRIPYSSDAAVEFADRSMEAVSYYAISASNQLAQERGAYSTFDGSLWSQGILPIDSIALLAKNRGEQFIDQDRSTTLDWNSLRAKVQSQGMRNSNVMAIAPTATIANITGVSQSIEPTYQNLYVKSNLSGEFTVVNPYLVHDLKDRGLWDSVMVNDLKYYEGSVQKIDRIPDDLKLLYATAFEVEPRWIVDAASRRQKWIDQAQSLNLYIAGANGKKLDITYRMAWFRGLKTTYYLRALAATTTEKSTIDTNSLNAVSSGSAEPAAAAAVPQACSLDDPDCEACQ encoded by the coding sequence ATGCAAAGCACTGAAAACCAGATCCCTGCAACACCGCAAAGCTCTCCTGCGATCAGTACAAGTACTGCCGACACCGGCGTAAACTCAACTGCACCTGGGCAACTGCGCGTCATAAAACGAAATGGGACTCTGGTGAGTTATACCGACGATAAAATTGCCATTGCTGTTACGAAGGCATTTCTCGCCGTTGAAGGTGGTACCGCCGCGGCGTCTAGCCGAATACATGAAACCGTCGCGAACCTCACCGCGCAAATTACGGCTACATTTAAGCGACGCATGCCCTCTGGGGGCACTATCCATATTGAAGAAATTCAAGATCAAGTCGAACTCACAATGATGCGTGCCGGCGAGCACAAGGTTGCGCGCGATTACGTGCTATACCGTGCAGAACGCGCCAAATTACGTGAATCGAAAGAAATTCTATCGCAGTCAAACATTAATTATCCCGCAATCAATATCACTCTCGCTGACGGCTCTAGTGCGCCGCTGGATGTATTGCGTATTCAAACCGTTGTCACTGAAGCCTGTGCAGGCCTTAAAGGTGTCGACTCAGAAGCGATTCTGAACGAAGCCATGCGTAACCTTTATGACGGAGTTTCACTCGACGACGTCAATGTGTCATTGGTTATTTCAGCACGAACGCTCGTAGAAAAAGAACCCAATTACAGCCAAGCAACCGCCCGCTTGCTGCTCGATAAATTGCGTGCAGAAGCACTCAATTTTTTGAACATAGCACCGCAAGCAACGCTCGCCGAAATGGCCGTATTTTACCCGCAAGCGCTGTCGGCCTACATTAAACGCGGGGTTGAACTTGAGCTACTCGCGCCAGGCTTACTCGATTACGATTTAGACTTACTTGGTAAAGCCCTTATCCCTGAACGCGATGCGCAGTTCACGTACCTTGGCCTTCAAACGCTTTACGATCGCTATTTTATTCACAGCGACGACACCCGGATTGAGTTGCCACAAATATTCTTTATGCGTATTGCGATGGGCCTTGCTGAACGAGAAGATGACAAAAACGCACGTGCGGTTGAGTTTTATCGCCTACTGTCCTCCTTTGATTATATGAGCTCCACACCAACGCTATTCAACGCAGGCACCTTACGCCCACAACTTAGCTCCTGTTACCTCACTACCGTTCCCGATGACTTACATGGCATCTACGGTGCCGTTCAAGATAATGCCATGCTGTCGAAATGGGCAGGAGGTTTAGGCAACGACTGGACTCCCGTGCGAGCACTGGGATCATACATCAAAGGTACCAATGGAAAATCACAGGGTGTGGTGCCCTTTTTGAAAGTTGCCAACGACACCGCTGTAGCCGTTAACCAAGGCGGTAAGCGCAAAGGTGCCGTCTGCGCTTACTTAGAAACATGGCATTTAGATATAGAAGAATTTCTCGACCTGCGTAAAAATACCGGTGACGATCGCCGCCGAACGCACGATATGAACACGGCTAATTGGGTGCCCGATCTATTCATGAAGCGTGTTTTCGAAGACAAAGACTGGACACTGTTTACACCCTGTACCGTACCAGACCTACACGATTTATTTGGCCAGGCATTTGAAGAACGCTACAACCATTACGAGAAGGAAGCCGAAGCGGGCAACATCAAACCTTTCAAAAAAGTGCGCGCCTTAGACTTGTGGCGAAAAATGCTCGGCATGCTATTCGAAACGGGACACCCGTGGATCACCTTTAAAGACCCTTGCAATATACGCAGCCCGCAGCAACATGCCGGCGTCGTTCACTCTTCCAACCTGTGTACCGAAATCACACTCAACACAAAAGCCAATGAAGAAATCGCGGTGTGTAACTTGGGTTCCATTAACGTTGCGCAACACATAGAAGACGGCCAATTAAACCAAGAAAAACTGCAACAATCCGTTAACACCGCCGTACGTATGCTAGACAATGTCATCGATATAAATTACTACTCGGTGGAATCTGCGCGCACCTCCAATATGCGCCATCGGCCCGTCGGTTTAGGCATAATGGGCTTTCAGGATGCCCTCTACAAAATGCGCATTCCCTACAGTAGCGATGCCGCGGTGGAATTCGCCGATAGATCTATGGAAGCTGTAAGCTACTACGCCATTTCGGCCTCGAATCAGCTCGCCCAAGAACGAGGCGCCTACTCAACATTTGACGGTTCCCTGTGGAGCCAAGGCATACTCCCTATCGATTCTATTGCGCTATTAGCGAAAAACCGAGGCGAACAATTTATTGACCAAGATCGCTCGACAACCTTAGATTGGAACAGCTTGCGAGCAAAGGTTCAGAGCCAAGGCATGCGAAACTCCAATGTCATGGCCATAGCGCCCACAGCGACCATTGCCAATATTACCGGCGTATCTCAATCTATTGAGCCTACCTACCAAAATCTTTACGTAAAATCGAACCTCTCTGGTGAATTTACCGTTGTAAACCCCTACCTTGTGCACGATTTAAAAGATCGTGGCCTTTGGGATTCCGTAATGGTTAACGATCTTAAATATTATGAAGGTTCTGTACAAAAAATTGATCGTATACCCGATGATTTAAAGCTTCTTTATGCCACAGCCTTTGAAGTTGAACCCCGCTGGATAGTGGACGCCGCTAGCCGTCGTCAAAAATGGATCGACCAGGCGCAAAGCCTTAACCTTTATATCGCCGGTGCAAACGGCAAAAAACTTGATATCACCTACCGAATGGCGTGGTTCAGGGGGTTAAAAACGACCTATTACTTGCGTGCACTCGCCGCCACTACAACTGAAAAATCCACCATCGATACCAACTCGCTTAACGCGGTGTCATCTGGTTCTGCAGAACCAGCCGCAGCGGCAGCTGTACCGCAAGCTTGCTCGCTGGACGACCCTGACTGCGAAGCTTGCCAGTAA
- a CDS encoding ribonucleotide-diphosphate reductase subunit beta, whose product MLSWDDYTDDTAPLTQTLNQSALDSLRTSASDITPEPSPHKDVAQETGAVNEPLATYNAEKNNAPVSAAPEALATVPATFKPEGNPVEKAQQAIANLDPAPGLEELEMGANRIEVDDKRMINCRADLNQLVPFKYEWAWQKYLDGCANHWMPQEVNMTADVALWKSPEGLTDDERTIIMRSLGYFSTADSLVANNLVLAIYRHITNPEARQYLLRQAFEEAIHTHAYQYCIESLGMDEGEVFNMYREVPSVAKKAAWSIAHTQDIGKASFNTGTPETDQELLRNLIGFYVITEGIFFYCGFTQILSMGRRNKMTGVAEQFQYILRDESMHLNFGIDVINQIKLENPHLWTESFQQEVNQMVLEGTELEIAYARDTMPRGVLGMNAATMEEYLHFIANRRLAQLGLPEAYTGAQNPFPWMSEIMDLRKEKNFFETRVIEYQTGGALNW is encoded by the coding sequence ATGTTAAGTTGGGACGACTACACAGACGATACCGCACCACTCACACAAACACTTAACCAGTCTGCCCTCGACTCGTTACGTACTAGCGCTAGCGACATCACCCCCGAACCATCCCCCCACAAGGACGTTGCACAAGAAACGGGCGCAGTAAACGAACCCTTGGCAACTTATAACGCCGAAAAAAATAACGCTCCTGTATCGGCGGCGCCCGAAGCACTCGCTACGGTACCAGCCACGTTTAAGCCAGAAGGCAACCCTGTAGAAAAAGCCCAACAGGCCATCGCCAACTTAGACCCTGCACCCGGTTTAGAAGAACTTGAAATGGGCGCTAATCGTATTGAAGTTGACGATAAGCGTATGATCAATTGCCGAGCAGATTTAAATCAACTTGTACCTTTTAAATATGAGTGGGCATGGCAAAAATATTTGGATGGCTGTGCAAACCATTGGATGCCTCAAGAAGTCAATATGACGGCCGACGTTGCCTTATGGAAAAGCCCTGAAGGACTGACTGACGACGAACGCACCATTATTATGCGCTCGCTTGGTTACTTTTCAACGGCTGATTCGCTCGTTGCCAATAACCTCGTCCTCGCTATCTATCGTCATATTACCAACCCAGAAGCTCGCCAATATTTATTGCGTCAAGCCTTTGAAGAGGCCATTCATACACATGCGTATCAATATTGTATTGAGTCACTCGGCATGGACGAAGGCGAAGTATTTAACATGTATCGCGAAGTACCCTCTGTAGCAAAAAAAGCAGCATGGAGTATTGCGCACACACAAGACATTGGCAAAGCTAGCTTTAACACGGGAACGCCAGAAACTGATCAAGAGTTATTGCGAAACCTCATTGGTTTTTATGTCATCACTGAAGGTATATTCTTTTACTGTGGCTTTACCCAAATACTCTCCATGGGGCGCCGCAACAAAATGACCGGTGTCGCTGAGCAGTTCCAATATATTTTGCGCGATGAATCCATGCACCTTAATTTTGGCATCGATGTTATCAACCAAATTAAACTCGAAAACCCGCACCTTTGGACCGAGAGCTTCCAGCAGGAAGTTAACCAAATGGTGCTCGAAGGTACCGAGCTGGAAATAGCTTACGCTCGCGACACCATGCCTCGAGGCGTGCTAGGTATGAACGCCGCCACAATGGAAGAGTACCTGCACTTTATTGCCAATCGCCGATTAGCGCAGCTGGGCCTGCCAGAAGCCTATACCGGCGCGCAAAATCCATTCCCATGGATGAGTGAAATAATGGATTTACGCAAAGAGAAAAATTTTTTCGAAACGCGAGTAATTGAATACCAAACAGGTGGTGCGCTGAACTGGTAA
- a CDS encoding diguanylate cyclase: protein MTKVLVVDDVEDNIVLLTFELEDEGFEVVSASSGRECLELVPKTEPDIILLDIRMPGISGLETLEQLKANELTREIPVIMVSANTSDNSIVRALDLGAHDFVPKPIEYPVLSARMRSALRLVNARRALVKANEELERLATQDPLTDSYNRRHFFTLSEAEFSKSLRYGRPLSVLMIDVDLFKAINDTYGHAAGDHALRVLTDCCREATRESDILGRLGGEEFALTCPDADLEGAFALAERIRQNCEQQKISTEAGEAFSITLSIGVTTIAETDTRFDNTLQRADNLLYQAKALGRNRSVAC from the coding sequence ATGACAAAAGTACTCGTCGTTGACGATGTTGAAGATAATATCGTATTGCTCACATTCGAACTTGAAGACGAAGGTTTTGAAGTCGTGTCTGCGAGCAGCGGGCGCGAATGCCTGGAGTTAGTACCCAAAACCGAGCCCGATATCATTCTGCTCGATATCCGTATGCCCGGCATTAGCGGCCTCGAAACCTTAGAACAATTAAAAGCCAACGAGCTTACCCGAGAAATACCGGTCATCATGGTGTCGGCGAATACATCAGACAATAGTATTGTGCGCGCGCTAGATCTCGGCGCCCATGATTTTGTCCCCAAGCCCATTGAATACCCTGTACTGTCAGCCCGTATGCGCTCAGCCTTGCGCTTAGTGAATGCTCGCCGAGCCTTGGTAAAGGCAAACGAAGAGCTTGAACGCCTAGCCACACAAGACCCTCTAACCGATAGCTATAACCGACGACATTTCTTTACGTTATCTGAGGCGGAGTTTTCCAAGTCTTTGCGTTACGGACGACCGCTGTCGGTTTTAATGATTGATGTCGACCTCTTCAAAGCCATTAACGACACCTATGGCCATGCTGCTGGTGACCACGCCTTGCGCGTATTAACGGACTGCTGTAGAGAAGCAACCCGCGAATCCGATATTCTCGGGCGCTTGGGAGGTGAGGAATTTGCCCTCACCTGTCCCGATGCAGATCTCGAAGGCGCCTTCGCATTAGCAGAGCGCATTCGTCAAAATTGCGAACAACAAAAAATTTCTACCGAAGCGGGGGAAGCCTTTTCGATCACCCTCAGTATTGGGGTTACAACCATAGCGGAGACCGACACACGGTTTGACAACACATTACAACGTGCCGACAACTTGTTATACCAAGCAAAGGCTCTTGGGCGAAATCGCTCTGTAGCCTGCTAG
- a CDS encoding NUDIX domain-containing protein: MTVKKEGGWQQLSVEPVYENPWIKVTHEEVLTPSGTPGIYGVVHFKNRAVGVIPIDEHDNTWLVRQSRYALDCYTWEIPEGGAPYGEDMQQAAARELEEETGLRAREWRELLTLHQSNSVTDEIAKVYIAEGLYEGKQQLEDTEDITVHKMPLSQAIGMVKSGEITDALSVAGLLRIALDRL, encoded by the coding sequence ATGACGGTTAAAAAAGAGGGCGGTTGGCAGCAACTTAGCGTTGAGCCTGTGTACGAAAACCCTTGGATAAAAGTTACACATGAAGAGGTATTAACGCCCAGTGGGACACCCGGTATTTATGGGGTTGTTCATTTTAAAAATCGTGCGGTGGGAGTTATACCTATTGATGAACATGACAATACTTGGCTGGTACGCCAAAGCCGCTATGCACTCGATTGTTACACATGGGAAATTCCTGAGGGGGGCGCGCCTTATGGTGAGGATATGCAGCAGGCGGCAGCGCGAGAACTGGAAGAAGAAACGGGCTTGCGCGCGCGCGAATGGCGTGAATTGCTGACGCTTCATCAGTCCAACTCGGTCACTGATGAGATCGCAAAAGTTTACATCGCTGAGGGGTTATATGAGGGTAAACAGCAGTTGGAAGATACAGAAGATATTACCGTGCATAAAATGCCGCTTTCGCAAGCCATAGGTATGGTGAAATCTGGAGAGATAACTGATGCGCTATCGGTAGCGGGATTACTGCGCATTGCTTTAGATAGACTGTAG